The following proteins are co-located in the Gossypium hirsutum isolate 1008001.06 chromosome A02, Gossypium_hirsutum_v2.1, whole genome shotgun sequence genome:
- the LOC107936575 gene encoding histidine kinase 1 isoform X4 has translation MAEKPFESSSSSESSPILLASSMDTTPLRKLLHGISEFVVSSSTCGKKTAATRGRRILHRDVEREEFQYGGGGSGGGGGGGHCLSSYYSVFVARLAIMVMLAILIGLLTVLTWHFTKVYTTKSLNTLAFGLRYELLQRPILRMWNILNSTSEITTAQVKLSEYVIRRYSKPTNQAEQLYEMMKDITWALFASRKALNAITINYKNGFVQAFHRDHRSNNTFYIYSDLANYSISSTESYHNEMLSSRKGWNDQFIHGNVSAIWYRQPLDPVTGEKKGKPSQIPPDDLINIAGPSQVPDGVASWHVSVSKYTDSPLLSAALPVWDATNTNIVAVVGVTTALFSVGQLMKELVEVHSGYIYLTSQQGYLLATSTNAPLLKNTTKGPKLMMAVDSDDRVIRMGAQWLQEAYGNKFPPGHVVHVEKANLGGQHYYIDSFFLNLTRLPMVGVIIIPRKYIMGKVDERALKTLVILISASVCILVIGCVCILILTNGVSKEMKLRAELISHLDARRRAEASSNYKSQFLANMSHELRTPMAAVIGLLDILICDDCLTNEQYAMVTQIRKCSTALLRLLNNILDLSKVESGKLVLEEAEFDLGRELEGLVDMFSVQCINHNVETVLDLSDDIPKVVRGDSARVVQVFANLISNSIKFTTSGHIVLRGWCENPNVCSDSGKFSPDQKKPLSALKTKLKQHGNHTKKAGKKDNKMILWFEVDDTGCGIDRSKWESVFESFEQADPSTTRTHGGTGLGLCIVRTLVNKMGGEIKVVKKNGPGTLMRLFLLLSTPADGVEQQGRIDFSKHSVAVILALHGSMGRMTMLKWLSKNGVPTLEASEWNELTQILHELFHARTLDSGFDTHYSLAEPMRSKVQSLQEMKNSVYIIVVDLGLLDLSTNIWKEQLNFLDKFSGLVKFAWMLNHDTSNAIKMELRRKGHILMVNKPLYKAKMLHILEAVIKESYVEPQNRSPNGTKGTSKEGDSHECLEIDSTQFETCSSDDSDETAGASSISSVHIREESREGTILKSSPSTLRNCLVEFTRLGLDQCNTRPKLHNTEDIKPENPDSPEQPSVRSNAKDRITNEPKSLQGLRILLAEDTPVLQRVATIMLEKMGAVVIAVGDGVQAVEALNSVLDNDNEHRNNQVETEICDSPPYDLILMDCQMPMMDGYEATKAIRKLEERTGWHIPIVALTAHAMSSDKEKCLKVGMDAYLTKPIDYKLMVSTILSLTKQSSP, from the exons ATGGCagaaaaaccatttgaaagcaGTAGTAGTTCTGAAAGTTCACCGATTCTTTTAGCTTCATCAATGGACACTACGCCATTGAGGAAACTATTACATGGGATTTCAGAGTTTGTTGTTTCTTCTTCAACGTGTGGGAAAAAAACAGCCGCCACACGTGGTCGTAGGATTTTACATAGGGATGTTGAAAGGGAAGAGTTTCAGTACGGTGGTGGTGGTAGCGGTGGTGGCGGTGGTGGTGGTCATTGCTTGTCGTCTTATTACAGTGTTTTTGTTGCTCGGCTTGCTATCATG GTGATGCTAGCTATTTTGATTGGGCTGCTAACAGTTCTAACCTGGCATTTCACAAAGGTTTACACAACAAAATCATTAAACACATTGGCATTTGGTCTTCGTTATGAGCTTCTTCAAAGACCAATCTTAAGGATGTGGAACATCTTGAATTCTACCTCGGAAATTACTACAGCTCAAGTCAAGTTGTCTGAATATGTAATTAGGCGCTACAGTAAACCCACCAACCAGGCAGAACAA CTGTATGAAATGATGAAAGACATAACATGGGCACTATTTGCAAGCCGTAAAGCTCTAAATGCCATAACCATAAACTACAAAAATGGATTTGTACAAGCATTCCATAGGGACCATAGAAGCAACAACACATTCTACATCTATTCCGATCTCGCAAACTATTCGATCAGCTCCACCGAATCGTACCATAACGAGATGTTATCGTCCCGAAAAGGTTGGAACGATCAATTCATCCACGGAAATGTCTCGGCGATATGGTACCGCCAACCGCTCGATCCTGTTACGGGTGAAAAGAAAGGAAAGCCTTCACAAATCCCACCGGATGATCTTATCAACATAGCAGGCCCGTCTCAAGTGCCTGATGGGGTAGCTTCATGGCATGTCTCGGTTAGTAAATACACCGATTCACCGTTGCTTTCGGCTGCTTTGCCGGTTTGGGACGCTACGAATACGAATATCGTGGCTGTTGTCGGTGTTACGACCGCTCTTTTTAGTGTAGGACAGTTGATGAAAGAACTGGTTGAAGTACATAGTGGGTATATATATTTGACTTCACAACAAGGTTACTTGTTAGCGACATCAACTAATGCTCCTTTGTTAAAAAACACGACGAAAGGGCCGAAACTAATGATGGCCGTCGACTCCGACGACCGTGTGATACGAATGGGAGCTCAATGGTTGCAAGAAGCTTATGGCAATAAGTTCCCACCTGGCCATGTGGTTCATGTTGAAAAAGCTAACCTTGGGGGTCAACATTATTACATTGATTCGTTTTTTCTCAACTTAACAAGGTTACCTATG GTCGGGGTTATTATAATTCCGAGAAAGTATATAATGGGGAAAGTTGATGAAAGGGCATTGAAAACATTGGTTATATTGATATCAGCATCTGTATGTATCTTAGTTATTGGATGTGTTTGCATTTTGATACTTACGAATGGAGTTTCCAAAGAAATGAAACTCCGAGCTGAGTTAATAAGTCATCTCGATGCAAGAAGAAGAGCTGAAGCTTCGAGTAATTACAAAAGCCAATTCCTCGCGAACATGAG TCATGAATTAAGAACGCCTATGGCTGCTGTCATCGGATTGTTGGACATTCTTATCTGCGATGATTGCCTTACGAACGAGCAATACGCAATGGTTACTCAGATTCGTAAATGCTCAACGGCTTTACTCCGGCTTCTTAACAACATATTGGATCTAAGCAAG GTTGAATCGGGAAAATTGGTGTTGGAAGAAGCTGAGTTCGATTTGGGACGGGAACTCGAAGGACTTGTTGACATGTTCTCTGTTCAATGCATTAACCATAATGTGGAAACAGTTCTGGATCTCTCTG ATGATATTCCGAAAGTAGTTCGAGGAGATTCGGCTAGAGTTGTTCAAGTTTTTGCTAACTTAATAAGCAATTCCATCAAGTTCACAACAT CGGGACATATCGTACTCCGCGGATGGTGTGAGAACCCGAATGTGTGTAGTGATTCCGGGAAGTTTTCTCCTGATCAGAAGAAACCGTTGTCTGCATTAAAGACAAAGTTGAAACAACACGGAAACCATACGAAGAAGGCTGGCAAGAAAGACAACAAAATGATTCTTTGGTTCGAAGTCGATGACACGGGCTGTG GAATTGACCGGAGCAAATGGGAATCGGTGTTCGAAAGCTTTGAGCAAGCTGATCCTTCAACAACTCGAAC GCATGGTGGCACCGGTCTCGGACTGTGCATCGTGAGAACCTTG GTTAACAAAATGGGAGGAGAAATCAAGGTTGTTAAAAAGAACGGTCCCGGAACTCTAATGAGACTATTTTTGCTCCTTAGTACCCCTGCAGATGGCGTAGAACAACAAGGACGAATCGATTTCTCGAAGCACAGTGTAGCT GTAATCCTTGCATTACATGGTAGCATGGGTAGAATGACAATGTTGAAATGGCTATCGAAAAACGGAGTCCCGACATTGGAAGCATCGGAATGGAATGAACTAACACAAATCCTCCATGAACTATTCCATGCCCGAACTCTTGATTCTGGTTTCGACACTCATTATTCACTGGCTGAACCTATGAGGTCCAAAGTACAAAGCTTACAAGAGATGAAGAACTCGGTTTACATCATAGTTGTCGATCTCGGGTTGCTCGATTTGAGCACCAACATATGGAAAGAACAGCTTAATTTCCTCGATAAATTCTCCGGCCTTGTGAAATTCGCGTGGATGCTGAATCACGATACGTCCAATGCTATAAAGATGGAACTCCGTAGGAAAGGACATATATTGATGGTTAATAAGCCATTATATAAGGCAAAAATGCTACATATTTTGGAAGCTGTCATAAAAGAAAGCTATGTTGAGCCTCAAAACCGAAGTCCGAATGGAACGAAAGGTACATCAAAAGAAGGTGATTCTCACGAATGTCTTGAAATCGATTCAACTCAGTTCGAGACATGCAGCTCTGATGATTCCGATGAAACAGCTGGTGCTAGCTCTATAAGTTCGGTCCATATCAGAGAGGAATCGAGAGAAGGAACCATACTAAAATCCAGTCCATCGACACTTAGGAACTGCCTAGTCGAGTTCACGCGATTAGGCTTAGATCAATGCAATACCAGACCAAAGTTGCATAACACCGAAGACATCAAACCCGAAAATCCCGATTCCCCAGAACAACCTTCGGTAAGAAGCAATGCTAAAGACAGAATAACAAACGAACCCAAATCTCTCCAAGGTTTACGGATACTCCTAGCGGAAGATACACCAGTTCTCCAAAGAGTAGCAACCATCATGCTCGAAAAAATGGGAGCTGTAGTAATCGCGGTAGGAGATGGAGTACAAGCGGTCGAAGCCCTCAATTCCGTGCTCGATAATGACAACGAACATAGAAACAACCAAGTGGAAACAGAGATATGTGATTCTCCACCATATGATTTGATCTTAATGGATTGCcaa ATGCCAATGATGGACGGATACGAGGCGACAAAAGCGATAAGAAAATTGGAAGAAAGAACGGGTTGGCATATTCCGATCGTTGCTTTGACGGCTCATGCTATGTCATCAGATaaagaaaaatgcttgaaagtagGCATGGATGCTTATTTAACAAAGCCAATTGATTACAAGTTGATGGTGTCCACCATTCTTTCACTTACTAAACAGTCATCACCTTGA
- the LOC107936575 gene encoding histidine kinase 1 isoform X2: protein MAEKPFESSSSSESSPILLASSMDTTPLRKLLHGISEFVVSSSTCGKKTAATRGRRILHRDVEREEFQYGGGGSGGGGGGGHCLSSYYSVFVARLAIMVMLAILIGLLTVLTWHFTKVYTTKSLNTLAFGLRYELLQRPILRMWNILNSTSEITTAQVKLSEYVIRRYSKPTNQAEQVELYEMMKDITWALFASRKALNAITINYKNGFVQAFHRDHRSNNTFYIYSDLANYSISSTESYHNEMLSSRKGWNDQFIHGNVSAIWYRQPLDPVTGEKKGKPSQIPPDDLINIAGPSQVPDGVASWHVSVSKYTDSPLLSAALPVWDATNTNIVAVVGVTTALFSVGQLMKELVEVHSGYIYLTSQQGYLLATSTNAPLLKNTTKGPKLMMAVDSDDRVIRMGAQWLQEAYGNKFPPGHVVHVEKANLGGQHYYIDSFFLNLTRLPMVGVIIIPRKYIMGKVDERALKTLVILISASVCILVIGCVCILILTNGVSKEMKLRAELISHLDARRRAEASSNYKSQFLANMSHELRTPMAAVIGLLDILICDDCLTNEQYAMVTQIRKCSTALLRLLNNILDLSKVESGKLVLEEAEFDLGRELEGLVDMFSVQCINHNVETVLDLSDDIPKVVRGDSARVVQVFANLISNSIKFTTSGHIVLRGWCENPNVCSDSGKFSPDQKKPLSALKTKLKQHGNHTKKAGKKDNKMILWFEVDDTGCGIDRSKWESVFESFEQADPSTTRTHGGTGLGLCIVRTLVNKMGGEIKVVKKNGPGTLMRLFLLLSTPADGVEQQGRIDFSKHSVAVILALHGSMGRMTMLKWLSKNGVPTLEASEWNELTQILHELFHARTLDSGFDTHYSLAEPMRSKVQSLQEMKNSVYIIVVDLGLLDLSTNIWKEQLNFLDKFSGLVKFAWMLNHDTSNAIKMELRRKGHILMVNKPLYKAKMLHILEAVIKESYVEPQNRSPNGTKGTSKEGDSHECLEIDSTQFETCSSDDSDETAGASSISSVHIREESREGTILKSSPSTLRNCLVEFTRLGLDQCNTRPKLHNTEDIKPENPDSPEQPSVRSNAKDRITNEPKSLQGLRILLAEDTPVLQRVATIMLEKMGAVVIAVGDGVQAVEALNSVLDNDNEHRNNQVETEICDSPPYDLILMDCQMPMMDGYEATKAIRKLEERTGWHIPIVALTAHAMSSDKEKCLKVGMDAYLTKPIDYKLMVSTILSLTKQSSP from the exons ATGGCagaaaaaccatttgaaagcaGTAGTAGTTCTGAAAGTTCACCGATTCTTTTAGCTTCATCAATGGACACTACGCCATTGAGGAAACTATTACATGGGATTTCAGAGTTTGTTGTTTCTTCTTCAACGTGTGGGAAAAAAACAGCCGCCACACGTGGTCGTAGGATTTTACATAGGGATGTTGAAAGGGAAGAGTTTCAGTACGGTGGTGGTGGTAGCGGTGGTGGCGGTGGTGGTGGTCATTGCTTGTCGTCTTATTACAGTGTTTTTGTTGCTCGGCTTGCTATCATG GTGATGCTAGCTATTTTGATTGGGCTGCTAACAGTTCTAACCTGGCATTTCACAAAGGTTTACACAACAAAATCATTAAACACATTGGCATTTGGTCTTCGTTATGAGCTTCTTCAAAGACCAATCTTAAGGATGTGGAACATCTTGAATTCTACCTCGGAAATTACTACAGCTCAAGTCAAGTTGTCTGAATATGTAATTAGGCGCTACAGTAAACCCACCAACCAGGCAGAACAAGTTGAG CTGTATGAAATGATGAAAGACATAACATGGGCACTATTTGCAAGCCGTAAAGCTCTAAATGCCATAACCATAAACTACAAAAATGGATTTGTACAAGCATTCCATAGGGACCATAGAAGCAACAACACATTCTACATCTATTCCGATCTCGCAAACTATTCGATCAGCTCCACCGAATCGTACCATAACGAGATGTTATCGTCCCGAAAAGGTTGGAACGATCAATTCATCCACGGAAATGTCTCGGCGATATGGTACCGCCAACCGCTCGATCCTGTTACGGGTGAAAAGAAAGGAAAGCCTTCACAAATCCCACCGGATGATCTTATCAACATAGCAGGCCCGTCTCAAGTGCCTGATGGGGTAGCTTCATGGCATGTCTCGGTTAGTAAATACACCGATTCACCGTTGCTTTCGGCTGCTTTGCCGGTTTGGGACGCTACGAATACGAATATCGTGGCTGTTGTCGGTGTTACGACCGCTCTTTTTAGTGTAGGACAGTTGATGAAAGAACTGGTTGAAGTACATAGTGGGTATATATATTTGACTTCACAACAAGGTTACTTGTTAGCGACATCAACTAATGCTCCTTTGTTAAAAAACACGACGAAAGGGCCGAAACTAATGATGGCCGTCGACTCCGACGACCGTGTGATACGAATGGGAGCTCAATGGTTGCAAGAAGCTTATGGCAATAAGTTCCCACCTGGCCATGTGGTTCATGTTGAAAAAGCTAACCTTGGGGGTCAACATTATTACATTGATTCGTTTTTTCTCAACTTAACAAGGTTACCTATG GTCGGGGTTATTATAATTCCGAGAAAGTATATAATGGGGAAAGTTGATGAAAGGGCATTGAAAACATTGGTTATATTGATATCAGCATCTGTATGTATCTTAGTTATTGGATGTGTTTGCATTTTGATACTTACGAATGGAGTTTCCAAAGAAATGAAACTCCGAGCTGAGTTAATAAGTCATCTCGATGCAAGAAGAAGAGCTGAAGCTTCGAGTAATTACAAAAGCCAATTCCTCGCGAACATGAG TCATGAATTAAGAACGCCTATGGCTGCTGTCATCGGATTGTTGGACATTCTTATCTGCGATGATTGCCTTACGAACGAGCAATACGCAATGGTTACTCAGATTCGTAAATGCTCAACGGCTTTACTCCGGCTTCTTAACAACATATTGGATCTAAGCAAG GTTGAATCGGGAAAATTGGTGTTGGAAGAAGCTGAGTTCGATTTGGGACGGGAACTCGAAGGACTTGTTGACATGTTCTCTGTTCAATGCATTAACCATAATGTGGAAACAGTTCTGGATCTCTCTG ATGATATTCCGAAAGTAGTTCGAGGAGATTCGGCTAGAGTTGTTCAAGTTTTTGCTAACTTAATAAGCAATTCCATCAAGTTCACAACAT CGGGACATATCGTACTCCGCGGATGGTGTGAGAACCCGAATGTGTGTAGTGATTCCGGGAAGTTTTCTCCTGATCAGAAGAAACCGTTGTCTGCATTAAAGACAAAGTTGAAACAACACGGAAACCATACGAAGAAGGCTGGCAAGAAAGACAACAAAATGATTCTTTGGTTCGAAGTCGATGACACGGGCTGTG GAATTGACCGGAGCAAATGGGAATCGGTGTTCGAAAGCTTTGAGCAAGCTGATCCTTCAACAACTCGAAC GCATGGTGGCACCGGTCTCGGACTGTGCATCGTGAGAACCTTG GTTAACAAAATGGGAGGAGAAATCAAGGTTGTTAAAAAGAACGGTCCCGGAACTCTAATGAGACTATTTTTGCTCCTTAGTACCCCTGCAGATGGCGTAGAACAACAAGGACGAATCGATTTCTCGAAGCACAGTGTAGCT GTAATCCTTGCATTACATGGTAGCATGGGTAGAATGACAATGTTGAAATGGCTATCGAAAAACGGAGTCCCGACATTGGAAGCATCGGAATGGAATGAACTAACACAAATCCTCCATGAACTATTCCATGCCCGAACTCTTGATTCTGGTTTCGACACTCATTATTCACTGGCTGAACCTATGAGGTCCAAAGTACAAAGCTTACAAGAGATGAAGAACTCGGTTTACATCATAGTTGTCGATCTCGGGTTGCTCGATTTGAGCACCAACATATGGAAAGAACAGCTTAATTTCCTCGATAAATTCTCCGGCCTTGTGAAATTCGCGTGGATGCTGAATCACGATACGTCCAATGCTATAAAGATGGAACTCCGTAGGAAAGGACATATATTGATGGTTAATAAGCCATTATATAAGGCAAAAATGCTACATATTTTGGAAGCTGTCATAAAAGAAAGCTATGTTGAGCCTCAAAACCGAAGTCCGAATGGAACGAAAGGTACATCAAAAGAAGGTGATTCTCACGAATGTCTTGAAATCGATTCAACTCAGTTCGAGACATGCAGCTCTGATGATTCCGATGAAACAGCTGGTGCTAGCTCTATAAGTTCGGTCCATATCAGAGAGGAATCGAGAGAAGGAACCATACTAAAATCCAGTCCATCGACACTTAGGAACTGCCTAGTCGAGTTCACGCGATTAGGCTTAGATCAATGCAATACCAGACCAAAGTTGCATAACACCGAAGACATCAAACCCGAAAATCCCGATTCCCCAGAACAACCTTCGGTAAGAAGCAATGCTAAAGACAGAATAACAAACGAACCCAAATCTCTCCAAGGTTTACGGATACTCCTAGCGGAAGATACACCAGTTCTCCAAAGAGTAGCAACCATCATGCTCGAAAAAATGGGAGCTGTAGTAATCGCGGTAGGAGATGGAGTACAAGCGGTCGAAGCCCTCAATTCCGTGCTCGATAATGACAACGAACATAGAAACAACCAAGTGGAAACAGAGATATGTGATTCTCCACCATATGATTTGATCTTAATGGATTGCcaa ATGCCAATGATGGACGGATACGAGGCGACAAAAGCGATAAGAAAATTGGAAGAAAGAACGGGTTGGCATATTCCGATCGTTGCTTTGACGGCTCATGCTATGTCATCAGATaaagaaaaatgcttgaaagtagGCATGGATGCTTATTTAACAAAGCCAATTGATTACAAGTTGATGGTGTCCACCATTCTTTCACTTACTAAACAGTCATCACCTTGA
- the LOC107936575 gene encoding histidine kinase 1 isoform X3: MAEKPFESSSSSESSPILLASSMDTTPLRKLLHGISEFVVSSSTCGKKTAATRGRRILHRDVEREEFQYGGGGSGGGGGGGHCLSSYYSVFVARLAIMVMLAILIGLLTVLTWHFTKVYTTKSLNTLAFGLRYELLQRPILRMWNILNSTSEITTAQVKLSEYVIRRYSKPTNQAEQQLYEMMKDITWALFASRKALNAITINYKNGFVQAFHRDHRSNNTFYIYSDLANYSISSTESYHNEMLSSRKGWNDQFIHGNVSAIWYRQPLDPVTGEKKGKPSQIPPDDLINIAGPSQVPDGVASWHVSVSKYTDSPLLSAALPVWDATNTNIVAVVGVTTALFSVGQLMKELVEVHSGYIYLTSQQGYLLATSTNAPLLKNTTKGPKLMMAVDSDDRVIRMGAQWLQEAYGNKFPPGHVVHVEKANLGGQHYYIDSFFLNLTRLPMVGVIIIPRKYIMGKVDERALKTLVILISASVCILVIGCVCILILTNGVSKEMKLRAELISHLDARRRAEASSNYKSQFLANMSHELRTPMAAVIGLLDILICDDCLTNEQYAMVTQIRKCSTALLRLLNNILDLSKVESGKLVLEEAEFDLGRELEGLVDMFSVQCINHNVETVLDLSDDIPKVVRGDSARVVQVFANLISNSIKFTTSGHIVLRGWCENPNVCSDSGKFSPDQKKPLSALKTKLKQHGNHTKKAGKKDNKMILWFEVDDTGCGIDRSKWESVFESFEQADPSTTRTHGGTGLGLCIVRTLVNKMGGEIKVVKKNGPGTLMRLFLLLSTPADGVEQQGRIDFSKHSVAVILALHGSMGRMTMLKWLSKNGVPTLEASEWNELTQILHELFHARTLDSGFDTHYSLAEPMRSKVQSLQEMKNSVYIIVVDLGLLDLSTNIWKEQLNFLDKFSGLVKFAWMLNHDTSNAIKMELRRKGHILMVNKPLYKAKMLHILEAVIKESYVEPQNRSPNGTKGTSKEGDSHECLEIDSTQFETCSSDDSDETAGASSISSVHIREESREGTILKSSPSTLRNCLVEFTRLGLDQCNTRPKLHNTEDIKPENPDSPEQPSVRSNAKDRITNEPKSLQGLRILLAEDTPVLQRVATIMLEKMGAVVIAVGDGVQAVEALNSVLDNDNEHRNNQVETEICDSPPYDLILMDCQMPMMDGYEATKAIRKLEERTGWHIPIVALTAHAMSSDKEKCLKVGMDAYLTKPIDYKLMVSTILSLTKQSSP, encoded by the exons ATGGCagaaaaaccatttgaaagcaGTAGTAGTTCTGAAAGTTCACCGATTCTTTTAGCTTCATCAATGGACACTACGCCATTGAGGAAACTATTACATGGGATTTCAGAGTTTGTTGTTTCTTCTTCAACGTGTGGGAAAAAAACAGCCGCCACACGTGGTCGTAGGATTTTACATAGGGATGTTGAAAGGGAAGAGTTTCAGTACGGTGGTGGTGGTAGCGGTGGTGGCGGTGGTGGTGGTCATTGCTTGTCGTCTTATTACAGTGTTTTTGTTGCTCGGCTTGCTATCATG GTGATGCTAGCTATTTTGATTGGGCTGCTAACAGTTCTAACCTGGCATTTCACAAAGGTTTACACAACAAAATCATTAAACACATTGGCATTTGGTCTTCGTTATGAGCTTCTTCAAAGACCAATCTTAAGGATGTGGAACATCTTGAATTCTACCTCGGAAATTACTACAGCTCAAGTCAAGTTGTCTGAATATGTAATTAGGCGCTACAGTAAACCCACCAACCAGGCAGAACAA CAGCTGTATGAAATGATGAAAGACATAACATGGGCACTATTTGCAAGCCGTAAAGCTCTAAATGCCATAACCATAAACTACAAAAATGGATTTGTACAAGCATTCCATAGGGACCATAGAAGCAACAACACATTCTACATCTATTCCGATCTCGCAAACTATTCGATCAGCTCCACCGAATCGTACCATAACGAGATGTTATCGTCCCGAAAAGGTTGGAACGATCAATTCATCCACGGAAATGTCTCGGCGATATGGTACCGCCAACCGCTCGATCCTGTTACGGGTGAAAAGAAAGGAAAGCCTTCACAAATCCCACCGGATGATCTTATCAACATAGCAGGCCCGTCTCAAGTGCCTGATGGGGTAGCTTCATGGCATGTCTCGGTTAGTAAATACACCGATTCACCGTTGCTTTCGGCTGCTTTGCCGGTTTGGGACGCTACGAATACGAATATCGTGGCTGTTGTCGGTGTTACGACCGCTCTTTTTAGTGTAGGACAGTTGATGAAAGAACTGGTTGAAGTACATAGTGGGTATATATATTTGACTTCACAACAAGGTTACTTGTTAGCGACATCAACTAATGCTCCTTTGTTAAAAAACACGACGAAAGGGCCGAAACTAATGATGGCCGTCGACTCCGACGACCGTGTGATACGAATGGGAGCTCAATGGTTGCAAGAAGCTTATGGCAATAAGTTCCCACCTGGCCATGTGGTTCATGTTGAAAAAGCTAACCTTGGGGGTCAACATTATTACATTGATTCGTTTTTTCTCAACTTAACAAGGTTACCTATG GTCGGGGTTATTATAATTCCGAGAAAGTATATAATGGGGAAAGTTGATGAAAGGGCATTGAAAACATTGGTTATATTGATATCAGCATCTGTATGTATCTTAGTTATTGGATGTGTTTGCATTTTGATACTTACGAATGGAGTTTCCAAAGAAATGAAACTCCGAGCTGAGTTAATAAGTCATCTCGATGCAAGAAGAAGAGCTGAAGCTTCGAGTAATTACAAAAGCCAATTCCTCGCGAACATGAG TCATGAATTAAGAACGCCTATGGCTGCTGTCATCGGATTGTTGGACATTCTTATCTGCGATGATTGCCTTACGAACGAGCAATACGCAATGGTTACTCAGATTCGTAAATGCTCAACGGCTTTACTCCGGCTTCTTAACAACATATTGGATCTAAGCAAG GTTGAATCGGGAAAATTGGTGTTGGAAGAAGCTGAGTTCGATTTGGGACGGGAACTCGAAGGACTTGTTGACATGTTCTCTGTTCAATGCATTAACCATAATGTGGAAACAGTTCTGGATCTCTCTG ATGATATTCCGAAAGTAGTTCGAGGAGATTCGGCTAGAGTTGTTCAAGTTTTTGCTAACTTAATAAGCAATTCCATCAAGTTCACAACAT CGGGACATATCGTACTCCGCGGATGGTGTGAGAACCCGAATGTGTGTAGTGATTCCGGGAAGTTTTCTCCTGATCAGAAGAAACCGTTGTCTGCATTAAAGACAAAGTTGAAACAACACGGAAACCATACGAAGAAGGCTGGCAAGAAAGACAACAAAATGATTCTTTGGTTCGAAGTCGATGACACGGGCTGTG GAATTGACCGGAGCAAATGGGAATCGGTGTTCGAAAGCTTTGAGCAAGCTGATCCTTCAACAACTCGAAC GCATGGTGGCACCGGTCTCGGACTGTGCATCGTGAGAACCTTG GTTAACAAAATGGGAGGAGAAATCAAGGTTGTTAAAAAGAACGGTCCCGGAACTCTAATGAGACTATTTTTGCTCCTTAGTACCCCTGCAGATGGCGTAGAACAACAAGGACGAATCGATTTCTCGAAGCACAGTGTAGCT GTAATCCTTGCATTACATGGTAGCATGGGTAGAATGACAATGTTGAAATGGCTATCGAAAAACGGAGTCCCGACATTGGAAGCATCGGAATGGAATGAACTAACACAAATCCTCCATGAACTATTCCATGCCCGAACTCTTGATTCTGGTTTCGACACTCATTATTCACTGGCTGAACCTATGAGGTCCAAAGTACAAAGCTTACAAGAGATGAAGAACTCGGTTTACATCATAGTTGTCGATCTCGGGTTGCTCGATTTGAGCACCAACATATGGAAAGAACAGCTTAATTTCCTCGATAAATTCTCCGGCCTTGTGAAATTCGCGTGGATGCTGAATCACGATACGTCCAATGCTATAAAGATGGAACTCCGTAGGAAAGGACATATATTGATGGTTAATAAGCCATTATATAAGGCAAAAATGCTACATATTTTGGAAGCTGTCATAAAAGAAAGCTATGTTGAGCCTCAAAACCGAAGTCCGAATGGAACGAAAGGTACATCAAAAGAAGGTGATTCTCACGAATGTCTTGAAATCGATTCAACTCAGTTCGAGACATGCAGCTCTGATGATTCCGATGAAACAGCTGGTGCTAGCTCTATAAGTTCGGTCCATATCAGAGAGGAATCGAGAGAAGGAACCATACTAAAATCCAGTCCATCGACACTTAGGAACTGCCTAGTCGAGTTCACGCGATTAGGCTTAGATCAATGCAATACCAGACCAAAGTTGCATAACACCGAAGACATCAAACCCGAAAATCCCGATTCCCCAGAACAACCTTCGGTAAGAAGCAATGCTAAAGACAGAATAACAAACGAACCCAAATCTCTCCAAGGTTTACGGATACTCCTAGCGGAAGATACACCAGTTCTCCAAAGAGTAGCAACCATCATGCTCGAAAAAATGGGAGCTGTAGTAATCGCGGTAGGAGATGGAGTACAAGCGGTCGAAGCCCTCAATTCCGTGCTCGATAATGACAACGAACATAGAAACAACCAAGTGGAAACAGAGATATGTGATTCTCCACCATATGATTTGATCTTAATGGATTGCcaa ATGCCAATGATGGACGGATACGAGGCGACAAAAGCGATAAGAAAATTGGAAGAAAGAACGGGTTGGCATATTCCGATCGTTGCTTTGACGGCTCATGCTATGTCATCAGATaaagaaaaatgcttgaaagtagGCATGGATGCTTATTTAACAAAGCCAATTGATTACAAGTTGATGGTGTCCACCATTCTTTCACTTACTAAACAGTCATCACCTTGA